From Alphaproteobacteria bacterium, a single genomic window includes:
- a CDS encoding argininosuccinate synthase, with translation MTKPNIKKIVLAYSGGLDTSVILRWLKENYGCEVVTFTADLGQGEELEPARKKAEGMGVKEIFIEDLREEFVRDFVFPMFRANALYEGTYLLGTSIARPLIAKRQIEIANMVGADAVAHGATGKGNDQVRFELTYYALKPDVQVIAPWREWELTSRTKLLEFAEQHQIPIAKDKRGEAPYSIDANLLHISYEGKILEDPWVEPPADIYTRSVDPIKAPDTPEYVEIEFEAGDPVAINGQKLSPAQLLTKLNEIGGRNGIGRIDLVENRFVGMKSRGVYETPGGTILLAARRAMESITLDRGAMHLKDELMPRYASLVYNGFWFAPERVMLQQAIDEASQHVTGTVKMKLFKGNCMVAGRKSPVSLYSQAYVTFEHDTVYDQKDAKGFIKLNALRLRLGSLARGQAAGQNMAANTGGFAKKVAGGKK, from the coding sequence ATGACCAAACCCAATATTAAAAAAATCGTTTTAGCTTATTCCGGCGGACTGGACACGTCGGTGATTTTACGCTGGCTTAAGGAAAATTATGGCTGCGAGGTGGTAACCTTTACCGCCGATCTTGGCCAGGGCGAGGAACTGGAACCGGCGCGCAAAAAAGCTGAAGGGATGGGGGTCAAAGAAATTTTTATCGAAGATCTGCGCGAAGAATTTGTGCGCGATTTCGTATTTCCGATGTTCCGCGCCAATGCCTTGTACGAAGGAACCTATTTGCTGGGCACATCGATTGCGCGGCCGCTGATTGCCAAACGGCAAATTGAAATTGCGAATATGGTTGGCGCTGACGCGGTTGCGCACGGCGCCACCGGCAAAGGCAACGATCAGGTCCGGTTTGAATTGACGTATTATGCTTTGAAGCCAGATGTGCAGGTGATTGCGCCATGGCGGGAATGGGAATTGACTTCGCGTACCAAATTGCTGGAATTTGCCGAACAACACCAAATTCCAATCGCCAAAGATAAGCGCGGCGAAGCGCCATATTCTATCGACGCGAACTTGCTGCATATTTCGTATGAAGGAAAAATCCTCGAGGATCCGTGGGTTGAACCACCAGCCGATATTTACACTCGTTCGGTCGATCCAATAAAAGCGCCAGATACGCCGGAATATGTGGAAATTGAATTTGAAGCGGGAGACCCGGTCGCGATCAATGGCCAAAAATTGTCGCCGGCGCAATTACTGACCAAACTAAATGAAATTGGCGGACGCAATGGTATCGGCCGGATCGATTTGGTGGAAAATCGGTTTGTCGGCATGAAATCGCGCGGTGTTTATGAAACGCCGGGCGGAACAATTTTATTGGCTGCACGCCGGGCGATGGAATCGATCACGCTGGATCGCGGCGCGATGCATTTAAAAGATGAATTAATGCCGCGTTATGCGTCGCTTGTATATAACGGCTTCTGGTTTGCGCCGGAACGGGTGATGTTGCAACAGGCAATCGATGAAGCTTCGCAACATGTCACCGGCACCGTGAAAATGAAATTATTCAAGGGCAATTGTATGGTTGCTGGCCGCAAATCGCCGGTCAGTTTGTACAGCCAGGCCTATGTCACGTTTGAACATGACACGGTCTATGATCAAAAAGACGCCAAAGGTTTCATTAAATTGAATGCCTTGCGCTTACGATTGGGCAGTTTGGCGCGTGGCCAAGCGGCTGGGCAAAATATGGCGGCCAATACCGGTGGATTTGCTAAGAAAGTTGCGGGCGGCAAAAAGTAG